In the genome of Segatella copri, one region contains:
- a CDS encoding ATP-binding protein: MRYLNKIIFLNSAHIPYAEVKLDGNVHFIGTQGVGKSTLLRALLFFYNADKLRLGIPKEKKSFDAFYFPYPNSYIVYEVMRENGAYCVLALKNQGRVMFRFIDAPFDSKWFIDERKLVYGEWSQIREQVGKKHYISSLVSSYEMYRDIIFGNNRRLELQPFRKYAIVESAKYQNIPRTIQNVFLNTKLDADFIKNTIIRSMSDEDNSIDLNFYREQIKEFEQEYKDVSLWTKKEKNGEVLIRRIADKVIDAYRTLLNNRRLIGEGRRELNYAERMAQELLPQYRLDIQESEAECNRVSRLIGEEQEKYGKERDKLSRELGVLDAQLKKTAAKRKHYEEIHIEDILQRVEQETIIEDERRRQEVMKAELEKSYQNVVDKYKALLEQLDMDLHAFRNSKTALLNEHQAALMTQKEVLMQEWRKAETETREVFQKKISAVDEMMAQLVHEETALKIQKAKVAHENPFAREMETNEQEIAEFTARQFQVETEIKEVELRIETLRQEAEKELEIAELKYQASLDEPKKQKADVEAEIRKIQNLLEKSKGSFSEWLDQNRKGWQENIGKVVDEEAILYNNVLNPQLVADSSSSLSSSSSSSTSASLYGVSINLAAVERKFRTPKELKEQLAEKEQLRADIIKLLNDLQNQHEEDNKNLKGKYQLQIRKLNESLYAKKAEIQLLPQTEKKLKMQLLELKNRLEKWRSQQLSELEDKQNALVADKVKKEELKRQLETDLQRKLKAHQVEYNRQVKVETQKYEVFAQDIRTQIEDKQNQMDARRQEIMKAQHDELHGKGMDTQALDAYNKRIAELDAELAFIRKNRDVVAVYRNDKIELFDQESSVRQERKNKAEALMTIEDKFRQRSERLKLQLSVAQEKLAKQQADLRKLEAGLNAVKNFRNDATLCPLGSSEVGEKITTKDCLAIVEELKRLIYEDSRTLDNFKKQSQQFLGMFSAHNTFHFNVSPVTEEEFIAFASNLCEFVDNDKISEYQKRISGRYTDIIFRISKEVGDLTRREGDIGKTINDINHDFEERNFAGVIREIALRPLKSNDQLMILLLRIRDFAEENQFNMGEMDLFATESRQDVNAKAVKYLLAFMKGLLDEPNRKQLQVADTFKLEFRIKENDNDTGWVEKIANVGSDGTDILVKAMVNIMLINVFKEKASKKSGDFKIHCMMDEIGKLHPNNVKGILDFANRRNILLVNSSPTTYNVEDYKYTYLLSKDNRANTKVTQLIKRL; this comes from the coding sequence ATGAGATATCTGAATAAAATCATATTTCTGAATAGTGCCCATATCCCATACGCCGAGGTGAAGCTCGATGGAAATGTTCATTTCATCGGCACTCAGGGTGTGGGCAAGAGTACCTTGCTCCGTGCGCTGCTGTTTTTCTATAATGCAGATAAGTTGCGCCTGGGCATCCCGAAGGAGAAGAAATCGTTTGATGCCTTTTATTTTCCTTATCCCAATTCATACATTGTCTATGAGGTGATGCGTGAGAATGGGGCCTACTGTGTGCTTGCCTTGAAGAATCAGGGACGAGTGATGTTCCGTTTCATCGATGCCCCGTTTGATAGCAAATGGTTTATCGATGAGCGTAAGCTGGTGTATGGCGAGTGGAGCCAGATACGTGAGCAGGTGGGTAAGAAACATTATATATCTTCGCTGGTAAGCAGTTATGAGATGTATCGTGACATCATCTTCGGCAACAATCGTCGCCTGGAACTTCAGCCTTTTCGCAAGTATGCCATTGTAGAGAGTGCCAAGTACCAGAATATCCCCCGCACTATCCAGAATGTCTTCCTCAATACCAAGTTGGATGCCGATTTCATCAAGAATACCATCATCCGCTCGATGAGTGATGAGGATAACAGCATTGACCTTAACTTTTATCGTGAACAGATCAAGGAGTTTGAACAGGAGTATAAGGATGTGAGCCTCTGGACGAAGAAAGAGAAGAATGGCGAAGTGCTGATTCGCCGCATAGCCGATAAGGTGATAGATGCGTATCGCACCTTGCTGAACAATCGCCGCCTGATTGGCGAGGGGCGCAGGGAACTCAATTATGCAGAGCGTATGGCACAGGAACTCCTGCCGCAATATCGTCTTGATATCCAGGAAAGTGAAGCGGAATGCAACCGGGTAAGTCGCCTGATAGGTGAGGAACAGGAAAAATATGGAAAGGAGCGTGATAAACTCTCCCGTGAATTGGGCGTACTCGATGCGCAGCTAAAGAAAACTGCCGCCAAGCGCAAGCATTATGAGGAAATTCATATAGAAGATATCTTGCAGCGAGTTGAGCAGGAAACCATCATAGAAGATGAGCGCAGGCGACAGGAAGTGATGAAGGCAGAACTGGAGAAATCCTATCAGAACGTGGTGGATAAGTATAAGGCTCTGCTCGAACAGCTGGATATGGATTTGCATGCTTTCAGAAACAGCAAGACCGCCTTGCTCAATGAACATCAGGCAGCCTTGATGACCCAGAAGGAAGTTCTGATGCAGGAATGGAGAAAGGCTGAAACGGAAACCCGAGAGGTGTTTCAGAAGAAGATTTCTGCTGTGGATGAGATGATGGCGCAACTGGTGCATGAGGAAACTGCCTTGAAGATTCAGAAGGCAAAGGTGGCTCACGAGAATCCTTTTGCCCGGGAGATGGAGACAAACGAACAGGAGATTGCCGAATTTACAGCCAGACAATTTCAGGTGGAAACCGAGATAAAGGAAGTGGAACTGCGCATTGAAACCTTGCGTCAGGAAGCCGAGAAGGAATTGGAGATAGCAGAACTGAAATACCAGGCTTCGCTCGATGAACCCAAGAAGCAGAAAGCGGATGTTGAGGCTGAAATCAGAAAAATTCAGAATCTCTTGGAGAAAAGCAAAGGCTCGTTTTCCGAATGGCTCGACCAGAACAGAAAGGGATGGCAGGAGAATATCGGAAAAGTGGTAGATGAGGAGGCGATACTATATAATAATGTATTGAATCCGCAATTGGTTGCCGATTCTTCGTCATCATTATCTTCTTCATCTTCATCATCAACCTCTGCTTCTCTCTATGGCGTAAGCATCAATCTGGCAGCTGTAGAGCGAAAATTCAGAACTCCCAAGGAATTGAAGGAGCAACTCGCAGAAAAAGAACAGCTTCGTGCAGACATCATCAAGCTGCTGAATGATTTACAGAACCAGCATGAGGAGGACAATAAAAACTTGAAGGGGAAATATCAGCTTCAGATAAGAAAGCTGAATGAATCGCTTTATGCTAAAAAGGCAGAAATACAACTGTTGCCTCAGACGGAAAAGAAGCTCAAGATGCAATTGCTGGAATTGAAAAACCGTTTGGAGAAATGGCGCAGCCAGCAACTGTCTGAATTGGAAGATAAGCAGAATGCGCTGGTTGCCGATAAGGTGAAAAAGGAAGAACTGAAGCGCCAGCTGGAGACGGATTTGCAGCGCAAACTGAAAGCGCATCAGGTGGAATACAACCGGCAGGTTAAGGTGGAAACTCAGAAATATGAAGTCTTTGCCCAGGATATTCGTACCCAGATAGAAGATAAGCAGAACCAGATGGATGCCCGCAGACAGGAAATCATGAAAGCACAGCACGATGAACTTCATGGCAAGGGTATGGATACCCAGGCTTTGGATGCTTACAACAAGCGCATAGCAGAACTGGATGCTGAATTGGCGTTTATCAGGAAGAATCGTGATGTGGTGGCGGTTTACCGAAACGACAAGATAGAACTCTTTGACCAGGAATCTTCCGTAAGACAGGAACGGAAAAACAAGGCTGAGGCTTTGATGACGATTGAAGATAAATTCAGGCAGCGCAGTGAACGACTCAAACTGCAATTGTCTGTGGCACAGGAAAAACTGGCTAAGCAGCAGGCTGATTTAAGAAAGCTGGAGGCGGGCTTGAATGCAGTAAAGAACTTCCGGAACGATGCAACCTTGTGCCCGTTGGGTAGTAGTGAGGTTGGGGAGAAAATCACCACCAAAGATTGTCTTGCCATCGTAGAAGAGCTGAAGCGCCTGATTTATGAGGACAGCCGTACGCTCGACAACTTCAAGAAGCAATCTCAGCAGTTCCTGGGGATGTTTTCTGCTCACAACACCTTCCATTTCAATGTAAGTCCGGTAACAGAAGAGGAGTTCATCGCCTTCGCATCCAATCTCTGCGAGTTTGTGGATAATGATAAAATCTCGGAATATCAGAAGCGCATCAGTGGAAGATATACCGACATCATCTTCCGAATCTCCAAGGAGGTGGGTGATCTTACCCGAAGGGAAGGCGACATCGGCAAGACCATCAACGATATCAACCACGATTTCGAGGAGCGGAATTTCGCAGGTGTTATTAGGGAAATCGCCTTGCGCCCGCTGAAGAGCAACGACCAGCTGATGATCCTCCTTTTGCGTATCAGAGATTTTGCGGAAGAGAACCAGTTCAATATGGGAGAGATGGATCTCTTTGCCACCGAGTCACGCCAGGATGTGAATGCCAAGGCGGTGAAATATCTTCTTGCTTTCATGAAGGGGCTTCTGGATGAGCCTAACCGCAAGCAATTGCAGGTGGCAGATACCTTTAAGTTGGAGTTCCGCATCAAGGAAAATGATAATGATACGGGATGGGTAGAGAAGATAGCGAACGTGGGATCTGATGGCACCGACATTCTTGTAAAGGCGATGGTTAACATCATGCTCATCAACGTGTTTAAGGAGAAGGCATCGAAGAAATCGGGCGATTTCAAGATTCATTGCATGATGGACGAGATAGGCAAGTTGCATCCTAACAATGTGAAGGGAATCCTCGACTTTGCCAATCGCCGCAACATCCTGCTGGTAAACAGTTCGCCAACTACCTATAATGTGGAGGATTACAAATACACCTATCTGCTCAGCAAAGACAATAGGGCAAATACAAAGGTAACTCAATTAATCAAGAGATTATAA